One window of Gloeothece citriformis PCC 7424 genomic DNA carries:
- the hisD gene encoding histidinol dehydrogenase, whose translation MVRILKLAQMSASELATLKKRAELDIDNALSIAKTVIDKIKQDGDTGVIEYVRKFDYPEATVDTIKVTPQEFAQAHELIEPDVKTAIEQSFKNIKEVHQRQMPEEIQLAEIEKGVFAGEKISPLPSAGLYVPRGRGAFPSMMLMLAIPAQVAGVKNIVVCTPPDKQGKVEPASLVAASMAGVTEIYKLGGVQAIAAMALGTQSIPKVDKVTGPCSVYGAAAKRLLFGTVDVGLPAGPSESIILADESTNPQLAALDLLIEAEHGSDSAALLVTHSETVAEKASRYVDEYLEKLPQWRRQYCEDGLSAYGGIILTSSLEESLNFINDYAPEHLEVLVKDPFNVIGQIHNAGEILLGSHTPSSMATYAIGVNAVLPTGGFARSYSAVSVFDFLKRSTLAYVTPDGFETLKQTTITLADYEGFPAHGLAIRERENL comes from the coding sequence GTGGTTAGAATTCTTAAACTCGCCCAAATGTCAGCGTCAGAACTCGCCACGTTAAAAAAACGGGCAGAATTAGATATCGATAATGCGCTCTCGATCGCTAAAACTGTTATTGATAAAATTAAACAAGATGGAGACACCGGAGTCATTGAGTATGTGAGAAAATTTGACTACCCAGAGGCAACCGTAGACACGATCAAAGTAACTCCCCAAGAATTTGCTCAAGCACATGAGTTAATTGAACCTGACGTTAAAACCGCCATCGAACAATCTTTTAAAAATATTAAAGAGGTTCATCAGCGTCAAATGCCAGAAGAAATTCAACTGGCAGAAATTGAAAAAGGAGTCTTTGCCGGGGAAAAAATTTCTCCCCTCCCTAGTGCCGGGTTATATGTTCCTAGAGGCAGAGGCGCTTTCCCCTCCATGATGCTAATGTTGGCTATTCCGGCTCAGGTAGCCGGAGTGAAAAATATTGTCGTCTGTACCCCCCCCGATAAACAGGGAAAGGTAGAACCGGCCTCCCTCGTAGCGGCTTCTATGGCAGGAGTCACAGAAATTTATAAACTCGGAGGAGTTCAGGCGATCGCAGCGATGGCGTTGGGAACTCAATCTATCCCCAAAGTCGATAAAGTAACGGGGCCTTGTAGTGTTTATGGAGCAGCCGCCAAACGCCTTTTATTTGGAACAGTGGATGTGGGACTACCGGCAGGGCCAAGTGAGTCTATTATTTTAGCCGATGAGTCTACTAATCCTCAATTAGCCGCCCTAGATTTATTAATTGAAGCAGAACATGGTTCGGACTCTGCCGCTTTGTTAGTCACGCATAGTGAAACCGTAGCCGAAAAAGCGAGTCGTTATGTGGATGAATATCTGGAAAAATTACCTCAATGGCGCAGACAATACTGTGAAGATGGGTTATCGGCCTATGGGGGGATTATTTTAACCTCTAGCTTAGAAGAATCTCTTAATTTTATTAATGATTATGCCCCAGAACATTTAGAAGTTTTAGTTAAAGATCCCTTTAATGTGATCGGACAAATTCACAATGCTGGGGAAATTTTATTAGGATCTCACACTCCCTCATCAATGGCAACCTATGCGATCGGCGTTAATGCCGTGCTGCCGACGGGAGGGTTTGCCCGGTCTTATTCTGCGGTGTCTGTATTTGATTTTCTCAAGCGTTCAACCTTAGCTTATGTGACTCCCGATGGGTTTGAAACTTTAAAGCAAACTACCATAACGTTAGCTGATTATGAAGGCTTTCCCGCTCATGGGTTAGCCATTAGAGAACGGGAAAATTTGTAG
- a CDS encoding serine/threonine-protein kinase, with product MSQCKNLCINPNCPNPHNEDTQLFCQACNSELLLDGRYRVNKQLGGGGFGKTYEIRDCSPGNLGNTQSHKKVLKVLNYNHPKYVELFQREAHFLMRFNSPGIPKVEPDAYFTYYPFNSPDPLHCLVMEKIEGLDLKQYIQQKGSCISQKQAIKWMIQLMQILKEIHSQRFFHRDIKPSNIMLRSDGQLVLIDFGTAREVTDTYMSKQSAGQVTGLFSAGYSPIEQLNGQAMPQSDFFALGRTIVFLLTGKHPSELYDFETDSLCWREYVPALSPEFGDFLDRMMARLPSQRPQSADAILEQLMKLFHLLHSGDSSSASQYKQGTTVTSAPSQNEPSKFNASQSLVSSKPTPTPIPEHQSTYVETTPAVTQAPLDANFASHCQQKLAEYIGPVASILCQRLLHKNPTISPTEFVQTLAKKIPNPKQAEEFQNNLLK from the coding sequence ATGAGCCAGTGTAAAAATCTGTGTATTAACCCGAATTGCCCCAATCCTCACAATGAGGATACACAGTTATTCTGTCAAGCTTGCAACTCTGAATTACTCTTAGATGGACGCTATCGGGTCAATAAACAGCTAGGAGGAGGAGGATTTGGTAAAACTTATGAAATTAGAGACTGTAGCCCTGGAAATTTAGGAAACACTCAATCTCATAAAAAAGTTTTAAAAGTTCTTAATTATAATCATCCTAAATATGTAGAACTGTTTCAACGGGAAGCCCATTTTTTAATGAGATTTAATTCTCCGGGTATTCCTAAAGTTGAACCAGATGCTTATTTTACTTATTATCCTTTTAATAGTCCTGACCCTCTTCATTGTTTAGTGATGGAGAAAATAGAGGGGTTAGATTTAAAACAATATATTCAACAAAAAGGGTCTTGTATCAGTCAAAAACAGGCGATCAAATGGATGATACAGTTAATGCAAATTTTAAAAGAAATCCATAGTCAAAGATTTTTTCATCGGGATATTAAACCGTCTAATATTATGCTTCGCTCAGATGGGCAATTAGTCTTAATTGATTTTGGCACAGCACGGGAAGTTACAGATACTTATATGTCTAAACAATCCGCCGGTCAAGTAACAGGGTTATTTTCTGCCGGTTATAGTCCCATCGAACAATTGAACGGTCAAGCAATGCCTCAATCGGATTTTTTTGCGTTAGGACGAACTATCGTTTTTTTATTAACGGGTAAACATCCCAGTGAATTATATGATTTTGAAACGGATAGTTTATGCTGGCGGGAATATGTTCCCGCTTTATCTCCTGAATTTGGGGATTTTTTAGATCGAATGATGGCTCGTTTACCCTCCCAACGCCCTCAATCAGCCGATGCTATTTTAGAACAATTAATGAAACTTTTCCATCTGTTGCATTCTGGGGATAGTAGTTCTGCTTCTCAATATAAACAAGGGACAACAGTTACTTCTGCACCCTCTCAAAATGAACCATCAAAATTCAATGCAAGTCAATCTTTAGTATCTTCAAAGCCAACTCCTACTCCTATTCCCGAACATCAATCTACCTATGTTGAGACGACACCGGCGGTAACTCAAGCTCCTTTAGATGCTAATTTTGCCTCTCATTGTCAACAAAAATTAGCTGAATATATTGGTCCGGTTGCCTCTATTTTATGTCAACGTCTTCTCCACAAAAATCCGACCATTTCGCCAACCGAATTTGTGCAAACTTTAGCTAAAAAAATTCCCAATCCAAAACAAGCCGAAGAGTTTCAAAATAATTTATTAAAATAA